TTGGACTGTTTGTGGAGTGATAACTAGTTGTGGAGTGGTTCAGACGATTGTTATACAGTGACTCCATTGTGCTTGTGGATTCGTTCCACCATTTTTATGGACTCATTCTTTAGTCATGATCTTGATGTGACTCCACCATGTGTGTGGagtcacagacacacaaaagccAACACACGAGAACATGAGCCAAGCGTCAAGGTTCCTGCAGCTGCAAACATTACCATTTGTTGTCATGCTGATTTTTATAGCCTCTTTCTCACCCCTCTTCCCTCCCTTCCCTCTCACTTTCCACTCCTTGTTTTTCTCCTCCAATGCACCTCCTCACCTCAGTTTCACAGTGCAAAATGCAGCTAATCATACCACAAAAACATGCCCAAGACAAAGACGTGTGTTTATGCAAAGACAGCATTTACTCTCGGAAGCAGTGGACCGCAACCAATTACAAGCGGTCCAATTACTGTCTACATGCAACACTTGATCGCCAGAAAAGGGTTCTGTTCAGCCTGCAGTGAACAACATTGAGATTTAAGTGAGAACACCAGGATGATTCGgtctgcttgtgtgtgtggctggCTGACCTGTAGGTGATTCCCTGCTTGGCTAATGGTCTTCTCTGATTGGCCCGCTCCCGGTTTCATCACATTTCACCCGAGTCAGAAACCAGACCTTAAGGAACTGTAACCCGCCAGGTCTCTCGCCATCCCCTCCTCATGTGTACGCTTGTTAAAAATGACTCTGTGGGGGACTCGAATCTTGACACGGTGGAAGCTGAAATATTTGTGGGGATCAAAACTTTTTCCCCACCACAATTCCTCAGAAAGTAAATGATGaaaagtgtgtgcatgtgtacagCCCAGTGTTTTGGCTGAATTCGATATGTTCGGCTTGGCAGGCCGCTGCTGTGTGGaagcgattttttttttttttttttttttagaaacccGAACAAAAGCACACAATGTTTGAAACAGCTGTCTTCAGCATGATAGTCTTGCTTTCTTGTTCTTGTTCATTATTTGCACTGGTGGACAATCATGTGACGACTCGTCGGTCCAATATCGGCGACCATGTCATTTAATGAGCTCCGATTCTTGAACGTTAACAGAAATGACGACTTGACAAATAATAAGTTTTCATTATgatttgtgcttgtgtgttaCTGCAGTGCATCATCGTgagagtttatattttttcaatgtttacaATCGTGCACTTGAAATGTGTTGTTCAGAAGTCCTAAAAATGCCACAAATAGGAAACACTGCCATAGTTTTGGTTTATTTGGGTAATTTTGTAATgaccattttgcattttagcgTAACGGTGATCACCATGGCCTCGACCATCAATAGGAGACGCTTTAGTGGGTGCTTAGATAGTGATTTGCAATGTGCTTGCTTTTTAATGCACCATCTTAaaatttgatcaaaatggCCTTTTAAAGTCTTAAAAAGTTTTAAATTTAACTAACTTCAGCTTGCAGTTTTAGACATCATGGTAActttgcaaagacaaaaaaacaattcatttttttacaacacttATGGTACTTCAGTGAAGTTACTGATTGTTCAACGCTTTTGATACAAATATTTCTACACCATAAACATTTGCGTGTATTCTCAGACCACAGCATATTTCTAGAATCtgtcaaaacctttttttgtctCGATACCGCAAAATGCAGCCTGACAATTTACAGATGATAAATTGCACTTGTCCCTCGTGTCTACATTGTTTAACTCCATTAAACCATTTTAACAAGGCCCCTAGGTCTACCAGTAAATAGAAGCATTTTAAATGATTGAAAGTTGCTTTCGTCTCTGGTACAAACTTCATTTCAGAGATAAGCCCCTCCCCCCTGCCTTCTTCCGTTCTGTGATCCCCACGATAAACtaatggacggacggatgccTGTTGCCTGAACCTTGGCTTTGAACGCCACAAACCTGATTACGCCGTGGACGCGGATAAGCGAATCGGAAATATTCTGCATTTCAATCGGCGCGGGGAAGGAGAGATGCCAAAGTCAGACAGCCAAGGAGAtgaagggggggggtcaaCCTGTGATAGATAAGCAAAGCTGATGGAGATATTTTTACATAGGAGCAGATTGATGGATATGACAGGAGGGGACGGGGCGAAGAGATAATGACTCCGATACGGCGGCAGGTAAAAACGACAGGTGGCGAAGGGATTACAACTTTACACAAGAGCGGAGAGATTGGCGGTGACCAAGACCAGAAAAGAAATTGTTTGATGACAGTTGTGGCGGAAAAGcgggggaaggaaggaaagacgtCCTTGCCGGAGGGAATGTGGGAGAAAAGTCAAACTCCTAAGCCAGCTGCCTCAGAAAATATTCCCAACGTCTTTTATACATGTGCCTAAAAATTGGCTGTCAAATGAGGTCCAGAGGAGCCGAGGTGAGCAGGTGGCACATCTGCCTTCAAAGTGCACATTTACAATTTCAAACCAGGAGAGTGCCAGGGGCTTTCCCGCGGCTGTAGGAAATTCACCAAGGTGAAGTTGAAGCGAGGCGGCGAGAAACAAACCAGCCGTGCTAAATCTCAAAACGACAAACATCCAAACAAGCATGTGTTTTGAAATCAACTCTCTCTAATCGGAACGCCGGTAACGATTAACCACGCTACTCGGAATCTAATTGCACCTCATTGATGAGTCTTACTAAATTATCTTTAGAACCTCAAAAGTAATCTGTAGCGGTATAGGCCACATTTTAATTAACATTTCAACATTAACTGCCATACaattgtaaaaagaaattccGTTATATCCTGTATATTGCGTATTCTCATTagttagttgttgttttttagttGCTAGCTAAGAATAACAATGCGATGTACTTTTTCTTAGCGCGAGTGTGTTAGGAGTGCAAGAATTTAGATAGTTAGCTCGCCATCTAGTTAGCTAGCTTGCTATTTAGGTAGCTCGTTAGTTAATTTGCTAGCTATCTAGTTCGCTAGCGAGTAAGATAGCTAGCTTGCTATTTAGCCGTTTCGTGAACATCCCGCAAGTTGTCTCTCATTGTTTGCCTTTTGCTTCATTGAGAAAACTTTTGAGTGTTGGAATTTGCCGCCTCCGCGTTCAATGTCTCTTGTTTAAAATCTTTGCAACCGACGGTTACCGACACAACGTAAAGAAAAATAGCGAGAGGTTTACGAAAGACACGCATCGATGTTTGTGGCGCGCGTCAAGATGTTACCGTTGTGTTGAAGGACAGCTGCTGATATAATGCCTTTCCATTACGACTGCACGTTCCGAGCGAGCAAATGTACGCAGCTGTCTTGCCCCCCAATGTGTGTTATTGCATTTGCTTCGTCAGCACAAAGTTGGCACTCAAACTGATAAACCATTAAGCATAGTGTTTATGTATGCGCGTGTTCTttaatgatcttttttttttttttttttttttgacggtGGGCCGGTGCGGATATTGAGACGGATGGTCCATATGCTCTTTATGCCCCATGCATATTTCATCTCAGGGGCAGTGCAGGCAGAGCTTCTTTGGCGTTGCGCCGGGatgtgcggcggcggcgccttTATGAGCACTCACAGCTCTTGCGCTTTACTTTTGAATAAATAGCAAGAGCATGAATAAATACAGCACATTTCATAAAGGCGTTGGGAAAGACGGCGACATGTTGGCCAACCCTAACTCCACGGGAAGAATATCAGCTCCTAAATGGACTCTCGCCCCGCTGTTTGATTCATGATATACGGCAAAGTAATAACCTGAACTGTCTTTGTTTGGGAAATAAATGCCGACTTTGCCTTTTCCACTTCTATTCGGAGATCCTGTTGTGCcaaagtcatatttttgtattccagtcttactttattttttcatatccCTCAATATTTAGTTAGTTAATAGTTTCTAtatttagcaaaaaaaaatttgaagttGGCTACTATGCCGCGTGTTCGCACGGCTTCTCACGAGAGGCCGCACGGAGTCGCATTGAGCTTCAAAGGCAGCGAAAGCAGGTCAGGTCTTTGcttgtgatgttttatttaatacgCACTCGCACAGGTCCGCCCGCGTCAATGCACATTCTGCTGACTGTCACGTGATGATTGACAGCCGGCCACCACACCGTTAGACATATTGGggcggagagagagagagatggacGAAGAGACGACACATTGACGGGGCCAgtggagggaagaggaaggATGGAGCCTCAGGTGTCGGTGAAGAGCGCCGTCAAAAAGATTGAACATGAAATAtgaaatggaaggagagaCAGATGGGGAGAGGCTGATAAGGATGGAGAGACAGAAAGGGGGGGGTGGGAAATGGGAGAAGGATGTTCCGCTGATAGACTGTTGAGTCTGACAGAGTCGGGCTCATGTTCACCGGAGAGAATCACAGCTTCGCCGCCAagttgtgacaaaaaaaaagaaacctcaCGAATCACACACAGTGGTCAAAGTGATTTGTTGACGTAATTGactgaaaatggaaaatgtatatttttttcccatttacaTTATTCATGCTTTGTAAATGTAACACGCAACATAAATGTCACACAGCGGGAAGTCGGCAGAAAGAACAAAAGTCGAAAAGAACGACTGCCTTGTTTCGCTccattgatttctccgacacttaattattttttcttcatgacCAATTGAGCTCCAAACTCTTAAACGAAAAATCCGTTCCAATCTTCAAGCTTTCACttccacaacaacaaaattgggaATACGTGTCATTTATTCTAGACAAGGAGGACGTGTTTGAATGTGCTACAAAGGCTAAAGCGAAATTAAATGGCACCTTCTTACCATAACATCTGGTTGTTGTCAGTAATTTAGAGAGCAGAGCGTACAAGAATAATAATGgaccacatgctgcttcaccacgGAGTATATTTATGACGTCGGATATTTTCGTTTCCAAGCTAGCGCTACACTGTGTAGTTTCGTCGATGTTGTTAGCCCCCCTAATATTGTGCCTCCCTCTGAGCTGCTTCCCAAATGGCTCAAGCATGAGTTTCCCATTTGCTTTAAAtgcttgtgctttttttgtgtatgtgtgtgtagcgAAAAAGAAAGCGAGACCTGGAATTAATTTAGTCTGTGGTCGGGTTGGGGTTTTCAAAGTGCTCGGCTTACTCCAAACTGTTTATTTTGGCTCGTAGCCAGATGGATTTATGAAGGAAAATACGTGTCTAAACAAAACCATCTGACACGTCAGATTGATTAATTGTTTTTAAGCCCGCAAAGTTTGGAACAATCTCCAAGCGTCTGTATCTTATCGAAaagattttgattttgttcctgtttgtgtttttcgaATGGCGGGAGATGGCAAAGGATGACAATGAAACACATCTTGCTATCGATAAATGgaagtcaacaaaaaaaaatttgcttttttttttttttttttgcgtccgTGTAACCACAGATTCAAATCTTGCGTTCAGGATTCGAGACTCAGATACCGCCCtacttttttgtcatttatatgCTTGTGATTACAGTCATGCAATAGTCACATGACCCAGGTTGTCTACAGGCCACCGTATCCACTCAGCCTCCTACGCTGCTCTTAGCCTTCTTCTTTGTTCATTTGGAAACCAAAGTGAAAAAAGGGCTtctctgaaaaagaaaaaaaaaaaaagacgggaCACAATTTGCCACAGTAATAGCTGATGATTTGTGATAATGTGCAGCAGTAATAAGTGCTACTTAATTAGCCATTAGGGAGTCTGAGGAGGGATGTGGATAAAAagcaaatggatggatttgaagACCAAGCAATGAACCCCCGCAGCCTCCTCCttcgtctcttttttttttttttttttttttagggggggttACAAAAGCTCCATGGCGAGGGCTTCTTCTGTCGCCATGGAGACTAATGTTGAAAGCCAGCTGTGGTTTTGTCTTGGAAGCCCATTAgggctcttttcttttcagttcCTCGGACTTAGAGTCATCAAACTCGCTGCTCCGTGTCTAACTTGGCGGAATATACGACTTGGGTCAATTAGCTGCGGCAAATTATTCGGACACTTTTGGAACCATgtcagtattttattttttttttaatacggACCAATCAGTTAAAAGGTTGTTTGGGTTCTGTTAGGTTTGTTTGGGTCGCGTTTGTTTTAAGTTAGGTTTGAATGATTTAGGTCAGGTTaagttatataaaaaaaaaaatagttcccCTTTTTGAGTTTCCAATATCTCGCCGTGAGCCTTTCTTCATATGTGATGCCTTTTAGGAGGCAGATCTTTTCCACCTTACCACTTTAAGCAAATATTACCTTCGCCAACACCACATCATCCCTCTGCCaggaaaataatgtatttttccGTCGGATCTCGTATTGGATGTGGCTCAGGAGACGGTACTGAGtgatgttgttattgttggaaACGTTGCctgggttctttttttttttcccccgaagAGCTGATATTGGAGCCTTCGGCGCCTGACCCAAACATATCAGTGGGACCATCACGCTGAGCCAGGAAGTAGCAGACTGATTGTTATGCGGTGCATTGATCAGCTTTCACAGGACCACGCTGCACGATCAatttggtgtgtgttttttttttgggtgtgcgGGATCGGGCCGGCCGTTGCGTTGTTTGGGGCAACGAACGGGAGAATCGATAGCTGGGGGCAGAGGGTAATATCTGGGTGAGTGCTGAGTCTATCCACAGCCATCCCACTGCATCAGCATCAATCATAGCGGAGCTTTGCCAACAACGAGAACTCCAGCGTTCGCTCTAGTGGCGGCTTTTGGAACTGCAGCAGCGCCGAAACGATCGATGGGAGCAAAGGGAAAGGGATTGTGAGGCTTTGCCAGAGAAGTGACGAGATACGCCGGATGCTTGTAAAACGCTTGATAAATAaaggtgaaaagaaaatcaataagCAAGCAAATTAAGGGCCGAAAGCACTTGTCAGGCTTTTATTCACAACGAGCATTTGGCTTTAATCACCGTTTTCGGTCCTGGTTTGTTTTTTCGCCTTCAGTATGTTTCTCTATCGTAAGtccgtttatttttgttttgttataaaacacaaagaaaatgtttttccatatttgttttaataaaatcAAGTGGGTTTTTTTGGACAGTGATAGTGGTACAGTCTTTTGGTTAGAACTCAGAATCCCCCGACAGgataatggatggagggagaaAGGGAAGACAGAATACTGTGAAGAcaagcagagaaaaaaaaaaaagaaagaaacgtgGCAGGAGAATGAAAAGATTTTCAGGCTGTAACATTTTTATCAATAACCACCAATGGAGCATGAGTAGCGAGAAGATGTTGTATCAGCCTTGAAAGAAGGATATTGCAGCCTGGTTGACACACTCCAGACACTTATTGATTTCGACTTGAAGAAAGTGCACCCATcagccacttcattaggtacagttGCACATCCATTCTCAGATCCCACACGGGACGCGTCGAAaaaattttcttttgttagGGGTTGAGGCCGAGGGTTTGAGAAAAGGGAAGCAACAGTCCTTAGTCAAGTCGGtcccttattttttttaaactagtgGGAAGTCTGGATGGTTCTGTGTCCTCCTGCAAAAActtggcatttgaacaggggtgtgtacactttttctaaacattattttctttgttttgactaCAAATATGTTAGCTCTCATTAGATGCACCAAAGACAGCATCGCTATCAAAAGCTATGCTATCAAACGTTTTTAACTCCCATTTGTATTTAtctaaggcaaaaaaaaaaatctgatcgAGACTGAATGGACACAAAGAtgatagaaagaaagaaaaaaaaaagagtggtgAGCTGAGGGAGCCGGAGTAGGAAGATTTTCCTCGGTGTTTGATGGCAGCGTCAGTCATGCTACACATGTCTGGGAGTCTCCATTCAGCAGGAGAGATGTTCTCTTCCATCCTCCGCTCTGATGCCTGATTGgaacctacacacacacaatgttggCATCTCGGAGCTGGAGTAAGATGAGATGAAGAATGGTGGCCCCCGGGAGGCTGAATAGCTTTTAAATCCTGAATAGCAGCAATATTTGGAACACGGGGCCACTTTTGAAGATGGCGTAGACTTACATCTGCTTTGATATGTTTCGATgaagcacaaaaacattttgctctTCTATTGTTACGCAACATTTTTAAACGCCCACCGCAACGGGAATTGTGACTTCATGAGATTTTTTGGGATATATTTTGTAACAAATAACttaaaacatacaaacaaatgGTATCTTTGTTTTAGtgtatttgaacacaaatggtgaagcagcacatgtagacaaacggtttttcttcttctccataTTTTACCGTCAATTTCCATTGTAAAGTTAAACCCGCATCAGAGAACAGATCGTGTTTGACTTAAGAGGTTTTGCTGAAATGATCATCTGATTAAAGCGTTTGACAAATATGAATTCATCAGTCACGCCGCCACATCCACCTCTGTTCATCTATAGCGATGATGTCACGTGATTGGACCCAAGCAACAGTGTGTCATTATGGCAAAGgggattttaatttcattttaagaatCGTGCGTTCTTTACGATGAGTGAGCCAGCCAAATCCGACATAAAGGAATTAAGACAATACCAACGGTAACATTTAAAAACTCAGCTGTCATCATTTAAAGCGAAATGAGATCTCGCGTAGTATCAGTAAATGATGTTAATTTCCAGTTACATGTGTAATTCAACGGCGGACAGTTGAGCAATTATCTCATTCGCTTTGCTTCTTGTCTTCCTAATGACCTCCACGCCGATTTTTCAAGGCTGCTGATGAGATGATTTCAACATTTCCAATTAAGACGCATTCTGGTGAACAATGAGCTTTTAATAAGGCCTTGTACAAAATGTACCTGTGAAGATCATTTCTCACCAGAGAGCGTTTTCAAAAGGGCACTGGTGAGCTTTTAGTAGCAAGACTGGTTAGGAGTGGAAAAATAATAGAGAGCGAGAAATCCGCCAGGTGCCGGCGAATGATGTCGGTTCCATTGTGTGCAATTTTCGATGAAAGGGGTGACGTCAGGAGAAAGTGCTCAGCCAATTTGAGATCCatccttgaagaaaaaaattacagaACAAACAGAACTCTTGAGATTTGCCATATATTCATAatatatcattaaaaaaaatatattatattatatattatatttacttatattttatataataaaaagtcaaatataataaaaaaataattaaaataaaaaatagtatataatatataataaacaaCAAGAGTTTTATATCTGATCATATTATGACTTTTTGCGAGCAAAGTGATCCAACATGAAACAACGCCATTTGTTTCCTTCCCCCAAGAGCCTTTTTATGTCATAAACTCCATCAAGGCAAATGGAAATCCATTAGGGCATTTTGGAATAACACAAAGATCCATTTTGCCACCCTCCACTCTAAACGGACGCACTTTCCGTTGTGGAAATGTAAAAAGCTGGTGAAAGAAATGTGATGATGACAGGATGGAGGGTGTCATGTGAAGTTTGCACAAAGAAACAAGTGGCAAACATTAGCGTGAGCATCCCGCTGGCCCCGTTTCATTCCGCAACGACAATTTTCAAGTCGCTAGTCTCTTGGGTCGGATTTCCCTCGTAACGTAATCACAGAGCATATTTGATAAATGAATTCCTTCTGATTCAAATTATTGAGCAAAATGGTTGTAGCTCTCCGAGTGCCACCACATTCAAATACAGTAGCGTAGTAGGCCTAAGTGTTCATCCAAATTCTTCGTCGTAAGAAATCACAATTAGTCAAAGGTATGGAGACACCTTTGTATCTAATAGCGTAAgtctttcaaaacatttgaatttttcttttataagcCATTTTAAAGtccaaagtcaaaaagttttaGCGTGACATTCTaatctgtgtttttttctccagctgTCACCAAAATACGACTCACTGGAgcaagccattaaaaaaaaaaaaagaaatagccaatttgtaTCAACAGATCAACTTTTTGCACGCTTTGGGTGCAGCACACCATTTAATGCTTCGCTTCATTTCCTCCGTTATTTTGCTCAACATCACTTTTTGATTAGTCGGCACGACGAGACGGATGCTTTAATAAACTTCCTTTATTTCTAAATCCCCAAATCACTCATTCCTGCAGAATACAAACGgctctgttttctttcaacGACTTCGTTTTATCATCGACCTTATCCTTGCGGTGAAATTGCATTTTACGTCGTTTCATATTTGCTTTGCTCCGCCCCTTAAAGAGGTCTTGCCATCCAGTTTAGAAGATTCCAGATTGATGCTTTGATGTCTCACACAGTAAATGCTTGTCCACAGCAGAAAAGCAAAGcaggtgcacacacacacacatgcacattggGGATggtaaaatgtgcttttatctTAAGGCGGGGATTTGCTTCCAGATTACTCAAGATGCTCCGAGCTCATTTCCCtctctttgttttctcccccTGCAAGCGCTAAAACTCTCCatttggggcttttttttcttttcttttcttcacgtgcctgctccaTTTGAGCTCCCACCGCTCCCTGAGTTGATCTACATTCAGGCTTCCTTGGCGTCTCTCACTCTACCTTGCTcccttttctttccaaacactgaaAATACCACTTTTTCCCTTGAAACATTTGTAACAACTGTATTTCCCAACAAAAAGTGTCCCTGCAGCAGAGAAGAACAGACCTTCACCTTTAACCTTTACTGCAATGGTGATGTTAGTTGTAAACACGAAAACAACCTGAAGTGGATTCAAATGCaggatttttcaaaaataccgtaattttcggactataagtcgcaccggagtataagtcgcaccagccataaaatgcccaaaaaagtgaaaaaaaaccatatatatgtatataaatcgctcctgagtataagtcgcccccccacccaaactatgaaaaaaaaccgcgacttatagtccgaaaattacggtacacattaaataatgaaatcatctttaaataattaaatttgtGTTGCAAGCAGTGGTGAAAGGTTTCTTAAGCTGAAAataccagtaaaaaaaaaaaagaaatctgagtATTTGATGCCCTCTAAAAAATTGTAATTGCTcatagatgccacaagatggcagcaaagtcTCAATGAAGCTCCTCAATTTACCTGAACATACAAAATACTTTCTGAagatccatttctttttttcttgtaatcTTTGTGaatgctcacttttttttttgttacattaAGTCCAACATGTCTGCATTgcgtatccatccatccatccattttctgaaccgcttagtccccacgggggtcgcgggcgtgctggagcctatcccagccgtcatcgggcagtaggcgggggacaccctgaaccggttgccagccaatcgcagggcacacagagacaaacaaccatttgcactcgcactcacacctagggacaatttggagtctccaatcggcctaccaagcatgtttttgggatgtgggaggaaaccggagtgcccggagaaaacccacgcgggctcggggagaacatgcaaactccgcacagggagggccggaggtggaatcgaacccgcaccctcctaactgtgaggcggacgtgctacccagtgcgtcaccgagccgccttgCATTGCGTATAattacccaaaaaaaaaaaaacagagagaaGCAGGAGGCGGAAGAATGACTGCCCGGCATTTAATTACTCTTTCATGCGGCTATAAAAGCGAGGAAATGAGGGGGGAGAAGGACGAGGGTTTGAGAGGAGCTGTGAGGGGAAGACATTGTTTCGATCTTCATTTAATAATTGAATAATAACCTCCTTAGAGACCTGACCTAGAACCAGCCGAGGAGAGGAGAAGCCGCATCAGGCATAACGTGACACTCTGCTGCCCCCTCGTGGCCTTTTAGTAACACATGCACTGCTGCCGGGGTGGAACTTTCCAACTGACTGCATCATTCTGTTCCTGATTTACAGCAGATATGAGCCACGGTCAGTCATGGGAAGAGAAAGATGACTTTTGGATGTCAGGAAagaatatatttcattttgtcaaacacacaccaaGAAACTGTCAGACCTTATCTTCCTGTCAGGCATACTTGCTTTTTAGGGCTGAACACTGCGTAGGTTTTGGGCTGATGTACGAGCGTTGGGGTTAGGGGACAACATGACGCGAACGCTGAGAAGAAACACGGTCACCCCTGGGTCCATTCTCAAGCGCCGACAAATACTTACCCGCTTTTGTGTTATGAATAACTCAGATGTGAATTATCCCCGATGCAGAATGATGGATTGCGCCGGCCGGGTTTGTCGTGTCAGTGCTTTTTctcaaacagtttttttttttttgcccagtcTGCGGCGCGAGGGCTACACCATGCAGGTGAACGTCAACGACTACCTGGACATCTACTGCCCTCACTACAACGACAGCCAGCGCATGGTGGGCACCAGCGAGCAGTACATCCTCTACATGGTTAGCTACCGCGGCTATCGCAACTGCGACCCCCAAATGGGCTTCAAAAGGTGGGAGTGCAACCGGCCGCACGCCCCCCACGCCCCCATCAAGTTCTCGGAGAAGTTCCAGCGCTACAGCGCCTTCTCGCTGGGCTACGAGTTCCACGTCGGGCAGGAGTACTACTACATCTGTAAGCGGCCTGTTGTTCTTGGGCTTCAGTCGtgcctttttatttcatcgtttgttttgtttttttgtttagccACGCCCACTCACCACCACGGCCGAAGCTGCCTGAGACTACGTGTGTACGTCTGCTGCTCCACAGGTGAGACTCACACtttttgcacacacactttgatcCCCGGCCTGTCCAGTCGTGAAATATTAACCTCTCCTCCCCGGCGGACTCCATCGCCCTTCATTCTTTTTCCACTcgacccctcccctccccagtGCTGTCAGTCAGAGCGCTCCTGGCCATTTTGTTAACCCCCGTGCTCTTCCCCAtgctgctctctctctcgaacGTGTCTGTCAAGCTGTCTACTCAGAAGTAATTAAAAGCCCTTCGGTCAATAGTTTAACCCTTGCTCCTTGGcccctccccctctctctTAGCCTCCGACGTCGACGGCGAGCCGGAACCGACGGAGGCGGACTACACGCTTAGACCGGGCCTAAAAATGGACGACGTCGGTGAGTCATTTTTCCGCCCGTGTGGAAAACATCTTTGAGGCACATGTGGATGTAACAAGACACACTCGTACTTGTTCGCGCTGGAATCACAGCTGGGATGGCCGAGTACGTGCCAAACatcataaaagaaaatgaatgttcCTATAGGCAGGTGGAAATCTTGACAaagcatcaatgttgatcttGAATTGTTTCACACAAATGATAGTTTTATATTTGAAGAAGAATgagctgtgttttttgtcctgaaaacatttttttttttgtgtgtgtgtgtgtgtgtgctgagaGCTCATATGCTCTTTTTTGATTGACTGTCGAAAGCCCCTCAGCGAGCTGGTGGGATATGCTCCAGCCACCGGAGGCTTTATGCGGATATATTTTTTGCAGCGCCGACATGTAGGCAGAAGAAAGATGCGCAATATACTCGTATTTGTTTGGCGG
This DNA window, taken from Syngnathus acus chromosome 16, fSynAcu1.2, whole genome shotgun sequence, encodes the following:
- the efna3b gene encoding ephrin-A3b — its product is MALVPLSLWVLTTLTWASPLQGSISRHSIYWNSSNIHLRREGYTMQVNVNDYLDIYCPHYNDSQRMVGTSEQYILYMVSYRGYRNCDPQMGFKRWECNRPHAPHAPIKFSEKFQRYSAFSLGYEFHVGQEYYYISTPTHHHGRSCLRLRVYVCCSTASDVDGEPEPTEADYTLRPGLKMDDVDEFNPSVPKLEKSVSGSSPSRDRLLLTVTMLLLAALFVS